The genomic segment TGGTTGAGAACCCAGAAAAATGCCAAAACGCGTATTTTTTGAATGTACTGCAACCCAAGGACGCATTATCAGGCTCGAAGGAGCAGGATATTTCTATTCGCGCGCTTGAGGGTGAGGATTACATTGGTATGGAAATCACCTCGCAACAGCATGTTGAGTTATTTCTGTTCTCTGATACGAATAACATTGTCTATGAAGAAATAAGTGCTAACGCTACATGGCTCTCCATCGTCAAGGACATGGATGGAAATGTAGTTAAAACAACGCGTTACGATGGCCAGTAACGTCGAACATAGATAAGGAATACAGTGCAATGTTAGAGAAATTTAGTTTGAAAGGTAAAGTCGCGTTAGTGACAGGATGCAAACGGGGGATAGGCAAAGGCATTGCTTTAGGGCTGGCTGAGGCTGGCGCTGATATCATAGGCGTTTCGGCTAGTTTAGAGTCAAGCGGCTCTGAAATAGAGCAGGAGGTGAATGCCCTCGGACGAAAATTCACAGCTTATCAATGTGATTTTTCTGATCGTAAAGCCTTGTACACATTTATTGCTACTGTCAAAACGGATTGTCCTAACATTGATATTTTGGTCAATAACGCCGGTACTATATTGCGCGCGCCTGCAGTCGATCACGCAGACGAATTATGGGACAAAGTGATCGATGTTAACCTGCATGCCCAGTTTATTCTAAGTCGCGAAATTGGCAAAGACATGGTGGCACGCCGCGCAGGAAAAATTATTTTCACGGCTTCATTGTTAACGTTTCAAGGCGGGATCACCGTGCCCAGCTATGCGGCGAGTAAAGGAGCCATAGGGCAATTAGTCATGGCACTGTCAAACGAGTGGTCCGGGCAAGGGGTCAATGTGAACGCCATCGCGCCAGGCTACATTGACACAGATAACACCCAAGGGTTACGTGACGACCCAGAGCGGGCCGCTGCTATTTTGTCACGCATCCCACAAGGTCGCTGGGGAACCCCAGACGATTTCAAAGGGCCAGCGGTGTTTCTTGCCTCTGAAGCATCAAATTACGTAAATGGCGCCGTTTTGTTAGTAGACGGCGGGTGGATGGGCAGATAGGCGTCCGTTCTCCAATCTGTGTAATATTCTTCTAGGGTTAGCATAAAGTGTTAAGGGTTGTTTATTGGTAAAATCCATTTCTAATATGCGACGAAATTGGGCAATAGCATGGCCATTAGCGTTTAATGCCTTGCTTGTTCAATCCATGTTGCTTATTGACACTTATTTGGTTGCTCCCTTAGGAGAGCTACCTGTAGCTGCAATGGGGATTGCAGCTACCATAGTGGCTTTTGTGCTCGGAATTGAAATCGCAATTGGTAATGGTATACAACTTCTTGTCGGCCGGGCTGTTGGTGCCAATAGCCGAGACGATTTAGCGGTTGCATATTGGTGTGGGTTATTCATCAATGTGTTGACCGCATTGATTTTCCTCGCTGTTTTGCATTTTTTCGGCAACGAAATAGTGTCTGTTATTACCCAAGATGCCAAACTAGCACGTTTGACAGCGACCTATCTTTCGATAACCCAGTATATTGTATTGCTTACCGCCTACACCCAAGTGTGCACCGCCTATTGCAACGGTACTGGTAAAACTCAGGTTCCTCTCAAAGGGTTTATGGTTGAGTTACCTGTCAACGTGTTACTCAGCTACCTGCTGATACATGGGGTAGGGGATTTTCATGGGCTAGGTTTAATGGGAGCCGCTTGGGGCAGTCTATTGGCTGTTTTATTGCGAGCGTTATTTTTATATTTAGCGCTGAAAAAAGATCCCAGTGTGGATTTAACCTACCCGCGGTATCGAGATTTTTGGGCGCAATTACGCCCTCAGTATGCTCAAATATACCCTATTGCCGCCAATTTTTTCATTCTCTCTATTGGCGCTACCGTTTATCAGTTGCTTTTTGCGCAGCTGGATTTATTCTCATTTGTCGCGATTACGTTGATATTCCCCTGGCTTCGTGCTGCAACGCAATTCCCAAATGCTTGGGCGCAAGCCTCAGCCATCAGTATCAGTCAAGCATTAGGACAAAAAAAGGCTCTAGAGTTAACGCAATTTGCCGATCATTGCACTAGGGTGGGTATGTTAATTTCTTTGCTAATCGCTGGTCTGTTAGCACTGCTAAGTCAGTACGTATTGTTTATATACCCTGATATTGAGCCTGAAACACAAAGAGCGTTAATGATTATAGCGCCACTGTACATTGCACTGCCGATTATTCGTGCATACAACACAATCGGAGGTAATATCCTGCGAGCGCTTGGCTATAGCAATTTAGTGCTAAAAATACACTTTGTTACCCAATGGCTCATCGCATTGCCGATTTGCGCTCTGCTAATTTTATATTTCGATGCATCCATTTTCTGGGCTTTCGCCATGATCCCCTTTGAAGAGTTACTTAAAACCCTGCCGTTTTACCGCTTTAAACAGCGTTATACCGTTACTACATAGTGACGCCTTGATCAAAAACCGCTGGACCCATTTTGATGGGGCAATTATTAAGGCGAATTGGTATTATCTAAATACGCTGCAAGCCTAATAAAAATAAGGCCGTGAGACATTCGCCATTTTCTGATTGATATCATAAAGAATACAAAACGCTGACCATTTCAGTATGTTGTTACGCATTGCTGTAGATAAATCTTCATGTTTTGAGTGGCAAAAAGTAATGGTGCAGATAGGGCTTAGTTAATAGCCAACTGGGTGGGTTTATACATGCTGCGCTGTAAGTGGAAATCACTTCGTGAACACTTTGATGTCAACTGATTTTTACTCGATACAAATAAATAACCCCAGCACTTGGCTGGGGTTATGAAGGTTCCTTAACTTACTTAGTGTGCTTGAGCCTAAGCCCAAACTCTTAGAAGCGGTAGGTTGCGCCTGCAGTGATACGACGGTCAGTTAGACCTTGGTAACACAACAACGCACCTTCGTTAATACAAGATTGCTCTACTTCAGACTCAGTAATATTCACAGCTTCAATACCAATGTTCAGCTGCTCATTTACATCGTAATTAATGCTGGCGTTAAGCTGCCCTCTGTCTTCTTGTACCACTGGGAATCCCCAAGGAAGACTTGACGTACTTCCGAAGTCAGTTGAACGATACGCTTCACGCCATGTGTAACGCATACGAGCTGAAAGACCGTATTTTTCATAGTAAAGTGTGAAGTTGTACGCGTTTTCAGATAAATCAAGCAATCCTTGTACTGCCGTTACATCAATATCTTCCACTCCAGTTGAAAGAGCGAACACAGTATTCGCGCGGCTTGTTGCACCGTTAACGGCTTCACCACCTGAGAACTCTTGAATGGTATAGTTAGCAATGACACCGAAACCAGATGCCCAGCCTAGCTCATCTTCAAAGCCTGCAAGGTCATATTGCACAGCAAATTCAATCCCTTTCTGAGTGGTTTCGCCTGAGTCATTAATTTGCGTTGTAGTAGGTACACATACACCCACGCCCACTTCAGGACCGAATACGTTCACGTCAGCGATGGGGTTGAATATACCGCCACCCTCACAAGGGTCAGTCAGATCACGATATCCAGTAACGGGATCTTCAAACGGGTTCGATTGTTGTTGAACGAACAGGTCGGTACGTTTCTTATGGAAAATACCTACACTTAATACACTGGCTTCAGCAAAATACCATTCAGCAGACAAGTCGAACGAGGTAACTTCTTCAGGGTTCAAACCAGGGTTACCAATTGATACCGCTGGATTCGGGCTTGTTGAGAAAGTCACTGACGTTGAAAGGTCATCAAAATCTGGACGACGTATGTCTTTACCCCAACCAGCACGAACAACTACATCATCGTGTACGTCCGCCACTAAGTTAATACGTGGCAGGACAAAGTTATAGTCCCCTTCGGTAGTCACTTGTGTAACGAGTTGATTGCCGTCACCATCTTCAGTGATTGAATTACCAGTCGACGTAACATCAGTTTGAAGGTAACGAACACCGAAGTTACCTCGAAACATGCCGTGCTCAAAATTTGCTTGAGCATACAAGGCATGTGTTTTCTCTTCGATATCAAAGAAACCAGCAGAACTTGAAGTAGGTGCATCAATCGATATTGAACCACCGTGCTGATCGATAGCATTTTGCAATATTGCTAATGCGCCGTCAGGGTCAGAAGCTACGCGCTCTGCATCAATTAGCAAGAAATCACGTACATAAAGTTCTCGGCCATCTGCATCATTAAAGTTATTTGGGCCAGCGACAAGAAGTTCAGAGAAAAGATCGCCTGATGGGCTGTCGCCTATATCACGTAAACCTACGTTTGAACTGACTTCATCTAGCATGCTTGTGGTTTTACTGTAACGGTAACCGAAGTCTACCGAGGTAATCATGCTATCTATGTAATAGGTAAAATCAGTACGAAATGCATCTTCACCATTCTCTGAGCGGTTACGACCGATGTTTACGTCACGCAGTACCACATTGGCTGGATCGAGTAACTGCTCAGCGGTAGGTGCTGTTGGATCGCCAGTTGGTATACCGAAGGTTAACGAACCGCCGGTCAAATCATAAATAAAGGGTGTTCCATTTTCGTTTGAATCGTATAGGTCGTCGTTACCGTTGGCTTCGTTTGCCGCATTATTTGCCAACAATGCCGCTGCGTCTAAGGGCGAATTCGGGTTAATAAAGTTAAGCGTGGTATTAAAACTAGGCGTCGTTGTATCAGAACTAGTTGAAGCTACCTCAACGCTAACTTTTAGATTTTCACCGGTCCATTCACCACCTAAGCGGTAAATTTCACTTTTTGTAAGACGAGAATTGGTGTCCCCAGAAAAACGTAAATTACCATCTGATCCGTCAGCATCAAGCGGAATCACACCTTGTGTTGCCGCTTGAATGCTTCCAAGGTTCACGCCGTCAAGTGAACCAAAATTAACGGTTTCAAATGCGCTGGGGATAGCCGTGTCTTTTAAGCCACTGATACCAGATGCTTGAATTCTTGAGCTTTCTTGTCTGCGTTCTTGGTCATTAATTACGACATCAAAAAAGAACTTAGTATTATCGTTTGGAGCGAATTCTAATGTACCGGCAAAGTTCTTAGTTTCATATTCGTAGTTGTCATAATCTTGTACGAAGAACTGAATAGGTAAGAAATCGAATGACTGAGCACTATCAACGCCGCTAGCTGCTGCCACTGAGTTATCGCGGTCAGTACGTGGGCGGAACGCGGTCACGTCTTGTTCTGCATAACTGACACTAAATACTGCACCGAATCTACCTGCGTCTAACTCCCAGTTGTCACCAAACGTACCAGAGAGTCTAGGGGTAAATGTGCTGTCCGTCGTAAGACTACTGTTCTCACCTTGTACCCTTACGGATGCAAGCGTTTCGTCTAATTGAAGAGGGCGAATTGTGCGAAGGTTAACGGTACCACCAACTGAGCCTTCAATGGTTTTTGCTGAAGGGGCTTTGGTTACTTCAACTGCGGCGATAATCGCAGCAGATACATCTTCAAAGTTAATACCGCTTCGCCCAGAGCCAGAACCAACCGTGGACACACCATTAATTTCTGTACGGTTTGCGTTCGTACCACGAATTTGTACGCCAGTACCCACACCTGCCGTTCTTGTGATCTGGACGCCAGTGACGTTTTCCAATACCTCTGCTAGGTTTTGATCAGGTAGCTTACCAATATCTTCAGATTGAATGATTTCAACCAAGTTACTTGCATCGCGCTTTTCTGCTAGCGCGTTGGTTAATGAGCTACGTATACCAGAAACTTGAATCACTTCAGTGTCATCAGCTTCAGTTTGCGCCTCTTGTCCTAATGCTGGCAAAGCAAAACTCAGCGACGTTGCTGATAACACCGCTAAGGTGATTTTAGATAGATTGTGTCCCATTTGTGTCTCCTAGTGCAGTATTTATAAGGACTGAGTGGATCCCTTTCACACCACATTGTTAATTTTTAGTTATTGCACCTTGCAACATTGAAATTACATAAGGTCTGCAAAACGCTAACAAGGTTGTTACAAAAGTATTCCAAAAAAACAAATTGGTCAACCTTTAATCTGGTTGTAAAGCTCTGAGTTGGTTTGTTTTGGTAATGCCAATATTCTTAACTGTATATTACCAGCGGAGTGTGCTAGTAATTGTAGTGCATTAAATTCCTTTGATAACAATTACTTGCCTATAATTTGTTTGGTGGTTAACACATCTGATATTTCTCTGTTCTTGTGGAAAATAGTGCGGTTTATTTTTTAGTTATAAGCTATTAGTTGTTTAACAAAGTTGAAATGGTCATAATTATTTTATTAACATGCTTAGGGGTAAACATGGTATTGGTAATACATGAATATGACTTTAGTCTATAAATCGATTAATTTCCTGAGCCGCTTTATCGCTAAGTTGGTTAGTTAACAATTTTAAAAATGTAATCTGTAAAGCGGAAGCACCGCGCAAGCTCAAAGGTGAAAAGGAATGAAATTAGAACGCTTAAAAATCACCTCGCTAAATAAGATTAACTCAGCTGTTTGCACGCCTGAGTATGGCTCTTGTGATTTGACATCGAGCATAGTGCATTTTGGTGCGGGCAACTTTCATCGTGCTCATCAGGCGGTATATTGCGACACATTATTGAATCAAGGGGAAACCCAGTGGGGGATAACCGGTGTATCGCTTCGCTCGTCATCCATGCGCGATAAACTTGCCCCGCAGGACTGTTTATACACATTAGCCATCTTGGGGGAGCAAGAAACGGATTATCGCGTTATTGGTTCGATGTTAAATCTATTGGTTGGCCCAGAAGATCCTGAAGCGGTGATAGAGCTGTTAGCAGATCAACAAACGCAACTCGTTACAACAACGATCACTGAGAAAGGTTACTACCTCAAAGACGGAGTAATTGACGTCGAGTGTGATGATATTTCTTATGATCTTAGGTCAATTTCGTTACCTAAAACCACCTATGGTTATCTTGCCGCCGGGCTAATAAAAAGAAGCTCTCTGGGTGACTTACCCATCACAGTTTTGTGCTGTGACAACATGAATGGCGGGGGAGAGTGTTTAAAAGAAGGGGTTCGACTGCTTTTGGCTGAGCATAGCCCTGAAACGTTACCGTGGGTCAACGCGAATGTGGCGTTTAGCGCATCTATGGTTGACAGGGTCACACCGGCAACCAGTGACACGTTGAAAGATAAAGTCACTCAAGCATTAGGTGTTGTAGATACCGCGCCTGTTGCCACTGAGCCATTCAGCCAGTGGATTATCGAAGATAGGTTTGCAGGTGCTCGTCCGGCGTTTGATAAGGCTGGAGCACTATTTGTTGAAGACATTGCTCCTTTTGAGCGAGTGAAATTACGCTTTCTAAATGCTGGACATTCTATGCTCGCAGCCCTCGGCTATTTAGCAGGAGATCGCTTTATTCATGACGCTCTTCGACGTTCTTCATTGGCGCGTTTTACCGAGCAGGCGCTCAAAAATGATGTCATGCCAGTCACGCTAGTCCCTGCGGTTATCGACGCCGAAACTTACATCGCGCAAGTGTTTGCGCGTTTTCGAAACGCAAACTTGCCCTATGCAGCGCTGCAAGTGGGTACCGATAGCTCACAAAAGATTCAGCAACGTTGGTTCCCAAGTATTGACGCCGCACTTGAACAAGATAGAGATGCGAATTACTTAGCCTTCGCGGTGGCGGCATGGGTGCACTTTATCCACAAGGCGTTAGTGAATGACGATCTTAACGACCCGTTAAAAGCGGATTTTGTTCGCTGTTCCTCATCGGGCCAATCGTCAGATGCGAAGGTCTTTTTGGCCTTGGCTGGTGCAAACAAATTCCGCTTTTTTGAGCATGCTGATTTCATGGCTTCAATACATCAATACCATTGTGTCATCAATGACATAGGGGTGGAACAAGCAATTGAGCAGCATTTTTAATGATCAATTTTAATTACAAAACTGAGAAAAACCATGCGTGAATCCTGGAGATGGTTTGGGCCTAATGATCCCGTAACCATAGATGAAATAAGACAAACGGGTGCTACTGACGTGGTCAGTGCACTGCATACCATTCCGACTGGTGAGGTGTGGGACATTGACGCCATTCGCCGACATAAGGCGTTGATTGAAGAATGTGAGCCAGGGTTAACACCCTTAACCTGGAGTGTGGTCGAAAGTATTCCTGTGCATGAGGACATCAAATTAGCGCGCCCAGGACATGAAAAATATGTGCAGAATTGGATAACGTCAATGGAAAACCTTGCTAAGTGCGGGATAAAAACCATTTGCTATAACTTCATGCCTGTTATTGATTGGACGCGCACTGACTTAAACTTCAAGTTACCTAGTGGTGCCTATGCGCTGCGGTTTGATCAGAAGAAGTTTGCCGCTTTCGATTTGTTTATTTTACAACGTGACAACGCTGAAGCTGAATATTCGGCTGATGAAATAGACGAAGCGAAAGCTATTTTTACGGATATGTCAGAAGAAGAAAAAACCAAACTGACTAACAACATCATTGCCGGTTTACCGGGCAAAATGACAGACAGTTATGGGTTAGATGATTTCCGCAATATGTTAGCGAACTATAAAGATGTGAGCAGTGATGTCTTGCGCAAGAATCTGTTCGCGTTCTTATCTAGCGTTTTACCCCAAGCCGAAGCGCTGGGCGTAAAACTCGCGATCCATCCTGATGATCCCCCTAGAGACATGTTGGGGCTGCCAAGAATTATCTGTACTGCTGATGATTTAAACATTCTATTTGATGCGCTGCCAAGTCCATCGAACGGTATTACTTTGTGTGTGGGGACTTATAGTAGCCGCCCCGACAATGACTTGCCTGCTATGGCTAAGCAATTTGGACCGCGTATTCATTTTTCGCATTTGCGTGGGGTTAGCCGAGATCCGAGCGAGCAACGTTCGTTTTTTGAGGCCAGTCATTTAGATAGTGATATTGACATGATCCAAGTGGTGAAAGCATTACTCGATGAAGAAACACGCCGCAGCGCGTCAAACCCCGACGAGCAAGGGATTTTTATTCGCCCTGACCACGGTCATCAAATGATGGGCGACATCGGTAAGGCGGTGAACCCGGGCTATTCGGGAATTGGTCGTATGAAGGGCTTAGCAGAAGTGCGTGGTGTTATTCGCGCTTTATCGGCACTTAAATAGCGACATTCATTAACTCACAGGTGTTTCGGGTGTTGCACTTGCGCCTCACACCTGTGTTTTAGTCCTATGTATGCGTACGAATGGTATCGGTTAGGGGAAGATTCAATTCGTCATTTACCGTCATTGTTCTAATAAAAATAAGATGTGGTACTCATGAATAATCTAAAGACGTTTTTTGCATCATTACTACCCGGTATCTTCCTGTTTGGGTTTACGGTTGGCACAGGTAGTGTCACCGCCATGGCTAAAGCCGGGGCTGACTATGGCATGTCATTGCTGTGGACCATTTTTATCTCCTGCGCGATCACGTATTTTCTGATTCAATTATTTGGTAAGTTTACCTTAGTCACCGGCCTTACGGCCCTGCAGTCTTTTCGACAGCACATACATCCAAGTGTGAGTATTTTCTTCATTGTAGCGCTAACAACGCAAATCTGCGGCAGTGTCATTGGCGTGATGGGGATATTGGCTGATGTGTGTTACGAATGGTCAAAAACGTTTATAGAGGGTGGCATTTCTCAGCTTTATTTTGCGCTGTTTTTTATCGTATTTGTGTACGTTATCTTCTTGATCGGAAAAACCGAAGTATTTGAAAAAGTTTTGGCGGCTTTTGTGGCCATCATGGCCTTGTGTTTTTTGATTAACTTCGCCATTTTAATGCCTCCAGCTTTAGACATACTCAAGGGTATGGTGCCTAATGTGCCAGAAACAGGCCCAGGTAAAAACTCATTTTTGGTCATTGCGTCTATGGTGGGCACAACGGTTTTCTCTGGGTTATTTATTCTACGCACCATATTAGTAAAAGAAGCCGGCTGGACAATGGCTGACTTAAAAACACAAAACAGGGACGCGTTATTCTCGGCGTTTCTGATGTTTATTGTCAGCACATCCATCATGGCCGCAGCAGCAGGCTCGCTGTATGTGCAGGGGATCACTTTGGTTCATGTCACCCAGATGATTAATCTTTTAGAGCCTTTAGCTGGCGCAGCCGCGGTCGCTATTTTCACAATAGGATTGATTGCAGCGGGTGTGTCATCCCAATTCCCCAATGTGGCTTTATTGCCTTGGCTGTTGGATGACTTTCACCAACGTAAATCGGATTTGAAAAGGCCCAGTTATCGGATCATGGCGCTGGTGATTTCCTGTCTAGGGTTAATTGTACCCATTTTTAATGCCAAGCCCATTGCTGTCATGGTCAGCTCACAAGCCTTCGGTGCATTGGTTTTACCTGCCACCGTAGGGTGTATTTTTTATATCGGAAATAAAAAGAGTTTGATGGGAGAACATCAATTTTCAGCCTTGACTAATGCGCTTTTGATTCTGATTTTTGCCTTCGCATTGATCATGAGTTACATGAGTCTCACTGGAATTTTGTCAACCTTACAGGCTGTATAAAGTGTAAGCCGACAATGGGAAAAAATGTCAATGTAATAGACGATAGCTTCACCGCTTTAAAGCGGTAGTAGCGTCTTTCAACGCTGCGCTAGCAGCCATGGAAATATACAACAATGAAGCACATTATTAAGTTTACCGCTAACCGAGTGTGGCGAACCTATCAGGGAGGAAAGCTCCTCGATACGATTGAAAAAAAGAGTAATCCTGAAGACTCAAGCTTTCCAGAAGATTGGATTGGCTCCACGGTTGAGGCGCGTAATGTGGGCCGCGAGCATATCAGTGAAGGCTTAGCTATGGTGCCCACT from the Paraglaciecola mesophila genome contains:
- a CDS encoding TonB-dependent receptor — encoded protein: MGHNLSKITLAVLSATSLSFALPALGQEAQTEADDTEVIQVSGIRSSLTNALAEKRDASNLVEIIQSEDIGKLPDQNLAEVLENVTGVQITRTAGVGTGVQIRGTNANRTEINGVSTVGSGSGRSGINFEDVSAAIIAAVEVTKAPSAKTIEGSVGGTVNLRTIRPLQLDETLASVRVQGENSSLTTDSTFTPRLSGTFGDNWELDAGRFGAVFSVSYAEQDVTAFRPRTDRDNSVAAASGVDSAQSFDFLPIQFFVQDYDNYEYETKNFAGTLEFAPNDNTKFFFDVVINDQERRQESSRIQASGISGLKDTAIPSAFETVNFGSLDGVNLGSIQAATQGVIPLDADGSDGNLRFSGDTNSRLTKSEIYRLGGEWTGENLKVSVEVASTSSDTTTPSFNTTLNFINPNSPLDAAALLANNAANEANGNDDLYDSNENGTPFIYDLTGGSLTFGIPTGDPTAPTAEQLLDPANVVLRDVNIGRNRSENGEDAFRTDFTYYIDSMITSVDFGYRYSKTTSMLDEVSSNVGLRDIGDSPSGDLFSELLVAGPNNFNDADGRELYVRDFLLIDAERVASDPDGALAILQNAIDQHGGSISIDAPTSSSAGFFDIEEKTHALYAQANFEHGMFRGNFGVRYLQTDVTSTGNSITEDGDGNQLVTQVTTEGDYNFVLPRINLVADVHDDVVVRAGWGKDIRRPDFDDLSTSVTFSTSPNPAVSIGNPGLNPEEVTSFDLSAEWYFAEASVLSVGIFHKKRTDLFVQQQSNPFEDPVTGYRDLTDPCEGGGIFNPIADVNVFGPEVGVGVCVPTTTQINDSGETTQKGIEFAVQYDLAGFEDELGWASGFGVIANYTIQEFSGGEAVNGATSRANTVFALSTGVEDIDVTAVQGLLDLSENAYNFTLYYEKYGLSARMRYTWREAYRSTDFGSTSSLPWGFPVVQEDRGQLNASINYDVNEQLNIGIEAVNITESEVEQSCINEGALLCYQGLTDRRITAGATYRF
- a CDS encoding 2,5-didehydro-3-deoxy-L-galactonate 5-reductase; the encoded protein is MLEKFSLKGKVALVTGCKRGIGKGIALGLAEAGADIIGVSASLESSGSEIEQEVNALGRKFTAYQCDFSDRKALYTFIATVKTDCPNIDILVNNAGTILRAPAVDHADELWDKVIDVNLHAQFILSREIGKDMVARRAGKIIFTASLLTFQGGITVPSYAASKGAIGQLVMALSNEWSGQGVNVNAIAPGYIDTDNTQGLRDDPERAAAILSRIPQGRWGTPDDFKGPAVFLASEASNYVNGAVLLVDGGWMGR
- a CDS encoding mannitol dehydrogenase family protein, with protein sequence MKLERLKITSLNKINSAVCTPEYGSCDLTSSIVHFGAGNFHRAHQAVYCDTLLNQGETQWGITGVSLRSSSMRDKLAPQDCLYTLAILGEQETDYRVIGSMLNLLVGPEDPEAVIELLADQQTQLVTTTITEKGYYLKDGVIDVECDDISYDLRSISLPKTTYGYLAAGLIKRSSLGDLPITVLCCDNMNGGGECLKEGVRLLLAEHSPETLPWVNANVAFSASMVDRVTPATSDTLKDKVTQALGVVDTAPVATEPFSQWIIEDRFAGARPAFDKAGALFVEDIAPFERVKLRFLNAGHSMLAALGYLAGDRFIHDALRRSSLARFTEQALKNDVMPVTLVPAVIDAETYIAQVFARFRNANLPYAALQVGTDSSQKIQQRWFPSIDAALEQDRDANYLAFAVAAWVHFIHKALVNDDLNDPLKADFVRCSSSGQSSDAKVFLALAGANKFRFFEHADFMASIHQYHCVINDIGVEQAIEQHF
- the uxuA gene encoding mannonate dehydratase, whose product is MRESWRWFGPNDPVTIDEIRQTGATDVVSALHTIPTGEVWDIDAIRRHKALIEECEPGLTPLTWSVVESIPVHEDIKLARPGHEKYVQNWITSMENLAKCGIKTICYNFMPVIDWTRTDLNFKLPSGAYALRFDQKKFAAFDLFILQRDNAEAEYSADEIDEAKAIFTDMSEEEKTKLTNNIIAGLPGKMTDSYGLDDFRNMLANYKDVSSDVLRKNLFAFLSSVLPQAEALGVKLAIHPDDPPRDMLGLPRIICTADDLNILFDALPSPSNGITLCVGTYSSRPDNDLPAMAKQFGPRIHFSHLRGVSRDPSEQRSFFEASHLDSDIDMIQVVKALLDEETRRSASNPDEQGIFIRPDHGHQMMGDIGKAVNPGYSGIGRMKGLAEVRGVIRALSALK
- a CDS encoding Nramp family divalent metal transporter; its protein translation is MNNLKTFFASLLPGIFLFGFTVGTGSVTAMAKAGADYGMSLLWTIFISCAITYFLIQLFGKFTLVTGLTALQSFRQHIHPSVSIFFIVALTTQICGSVIGVMGILADVCYEWSKTFIEGGISQLYFALFFIVFVYVIFLIGKTEVFEKVLAAFVAIMALCFLINFAILMPPALDILKGMVPNVPETGPGKNSFLVIASMVGTTVFSGLFILRTILVKEAGWTMADLKTQNRDALFSAFLMFIVSTSIMAAAAGSLYVQGITLVHVTQMINLLEPLAGAAAVAIFTIGLIAAGVSSQFPNVALLPWLLDDFHQRKSDLKRPSYRIMALVISCLGLIVPIFNAKPIAVMVSSQAFGALVLPATVGCIFYIGNKKSLMGEHQFSALTNALLILIFAFALIMSYMSLTGILSTLQAV
- a CDS encoding MATE family efflux transporter, with the translated sequence MVKSISNMRRNWAIAWPLAFNALLVQSMLLIDTYLVAPLGELPVAAMGIAATIVAFVLGIEIAIGNGIQLLVGRAVGANSRDDLAVAYWCGLFINVLTALIFLAVLHFFGNEIVSVITQDAKLARLTATYLSITQYIVLLTAYTQVCTAYCNGTGKTQVPLKGFMVELPVNVLLSYLLIHGVGDFHGLGLMGAAWGSLLAVLLRALFLYLALKKDPSVDLTYPRYRDFWAQLRPQYAQIYPIAANFFILSIGATVYQLLFAQLDLFSFVAITLIFPWLRAATQFPNAWAQASAISISQALGQKKALELTQFADHCTRVGMLISLLIAGLLALLSQYVLFIYPDIEPETQRALMIIAPLYIALPIIRAYNTIGGNILRALGYSNLVLKIHFVTQWLIALPICALLILYFDASIFWAFAMIPFEELLKTLPFYRFKQRYTVTT